The Sulfurimonas sp. HSL-1716 sequence AGATATTTCGGCTCATCTTTTGCATAAAAAAGGATATCTCCTTTTTTATATTTTCTATTAACGGTTATGCTTTTTAACTCTGTTATTTCCTGCTCGTCAAGCGATTCAAAAAACCAAAATTTCTCTAATTCCATTTTTGTCCCATTTCTTGACGTTCGTCAATCTTTTTATTAACATTGTATGCAAAAATACAAAAAAAATAAAGGGATATAATGACTATTAAAGATTTTATGACACACCATCATAGAGATTGCGATCAGCTTTTGGCTGCAGCGGAGGAAGCTGTCGATAAAAAAGATTTTGAAGATGCGCAAGAGAAGTATAATAAGTTTAAAGACGAGACACTGAAACATTTTGATATGGAAGAGGGATATCTGTTCCCTACATTTGAAGAAAAAAGCGGTATGGGCGGACATGGGCCGACACAAGTGATGAGAATGGAGCATGAACAGGTCAGAATGCTTTTCTCCAAACTTGACGAGACGATCGCGCAAAAAGATGGTGACAGATTTTTCGGGCTTACGGAGTCGTTGATGATCCTTTTGCAGCAGCATAATGCAAAAGAGGAGCAAATGCTTTATACGATGATGCAAAGCGTCTTGTCCGAGCAAAATGACGAGATCGTCGATAAACTTATGAATTACGGCAAATAAAGACATATAAATTATGAATATGCAGGGACTCTCGCTAGAG is a genomic window containing:
- a CDS encoding hemerythrin domain-containing protein, which encodes MTIKDFMTHHHRDCDQLLAAAEEAVDKKDFEDAQEKYNKFKDETLKHFDMEEGYLFPTFEEKSGMGGHGPTQVMRMEHEQVRMLFSKLDETIAQKDGDRFFGLTESLMILLQQHNAKEEQMLYTMMQSVLSEQNDEIVDKLMNYGK